A DNA window from Labrus mixtus chromosome 4, fLabMix1.1, whole genome shotgun sequence contains the following coding sequences:
- the peak1 gene encoding inactive tyrosine-protein kinase PEAK1 — translation MSACSTFTEHVWKPGECKNCFKPKSLHCLAQSSGRKPPSEQRPQTTQQQNPPPGGARANPNLTNNSQRVSTGSARSGHFRPPVAKKPTIAVKPTMMLPCSSAGLDSDGNLQRPPNMIEPGKTSAFTVWNRNGLNRKRPGGPSNNNEGEDGSEEIEGYGQLSPRTPTGNNNSSGLTDVLKEIAGLGPSLSPTPFSGSKDLFWGRISSSYQRSLERGLPPSSCLAMGSDSIGSGGTAQKRVSLSDSTEIISKEGGRFCYPEFSSEGEDDEDDEDEETERDDDDDDDDDDDEHESWDESDEELLSMEIRMRGQPRFAHFRAATLSPVPFAAGKKWNTVPLRNRSLQRICAVDYDDSYDEILNGYPSMDSNGALLPYGPHDMQGSGFISNSESTTSPESSSSLPEDSRTTSSSGSSAPCAFRNGLHSPISSKTSVPCTSPPKKEPVHRALSPLKVTETHKAVLAIRLEDQDGREGMPMPQALPGQPVTISFSPTEEQAKPYRVVNLEKSLICKPYTVVDVSASMASKDEPIPDSTAKPKNLSMPSSPTSFCSTPLVQPLSPTSPVSLASPVSPSSTVMPTSPTSVALPSNSRKKSGNIRYQEVWTSSTSPRQKIPKVELGVGSNHGPTFPTQHCSHKSAPTSPIAGLSSSRTVPVKSPNLSEIKFNSFNNAGMPPFPIIIRDEPAYARSSKNAVKVPIVINPSAYDNLAVYKSFLGLSGELPQQKGVGSRVTSHTYEEIGSSESVQSSSTEKTMSGKGTSERASYDEIKALPEIVPKAPNVQPRTTTDSSTVTSTVMSSTVGALSPTTTTNSHAITANLSKTSPTANVVTRTCKTSEDASSTNNNSDLALPSGTVGSHREEASAVLLQIVASIQPPLSPPDTPSAQSKTLSSEELYALPPDAMKETLTRPKSIFSATDGCLSKPKKETPSKVLSKSQSASAAVPLSSPRSEPNAPFPPPRSTSSPYHATNILQRHFGNWTKSSASSSPVRPNEGEVSPGGEGRRMSSDNSKPKRWISFKSFFRRRKDEDEQRERTEKEKEKGKLVGLDGTVIHMLPPPPVQHHHWFTEAKPEDPTQKPTIIFTYKPESGSTPGDGEGELRVEECKESIELTPDESKEPRHLSPGQTPSTHPPGCDIISSDFSQVPVSASHARDRELPGAASLPAKVNLGLVLGEGEEGHANQGTTPASASEGTASLGEPEEEDGNNSHHSHSTASSQCSATYSNLGQSRANMIPLKQPRNIKASNDTLASIDLEGLTEQPPPKATPPPLPKKNVPRSNTEPSLVGREPVPGAMRPRAEAKPGGTNLSVANPLYDLDSTWETASQSSSLSSEAHRAHDHESGDSLERPSATTAASKGRPTNSLSSLVSQPASSATTGRERRVFPSTESLAGRGRTTGRGAAAAAGGGGGSKAQRPALYRGLDSWDEVVGRIRGLHTDTLRKLATKCEDRFMAGQKDHLRFGTDSWSHFRLTTGKPCCEAGDAVYYTASYAKDPLVNYAIKICRSKVKETQQQFFHSLAVRQSLAVNFNIQQDCGHFLADVPTRLLPWEEEEEDEEEEDDDEEEEKEDVSGLKEKEIKTETKTADSKAPNGKLDETQTESHMNTAGRLKSRVVVITREVPFQTVADFVREGVQRHTHNPELYERQVCLLLLQLCSGLEHMKPYHVTHCDLRLENLLMVHCQPGIPWNLDVLEPNNNSNSSSNSSGATSASAAAAAANATCPARLIISNFSQAKQKSNLMAADPGTLRDQSRLAPEIVTATQYRKCDEFQTGILIYEMLHRPNPFEETPELKEREYTWADLPPLPVRSLYSQGLQQLARLLLTVNPSERIRMSEARACLQCLLWGPREDLFQALGCSSTGPMSGATASQREATLQNWLDLKRTLMMIKFAERSLDSACGVSLEDWLCCQYLAFATTDTLSRVVHILQQPQPHPKPQNQSQPAHTAQNQTHQAHNIHLTQSQPL, via the exons ATGTCCGCCTGCAGCACCTTTACCGAGCACGTGTGGAAGCCAGGCGAGTGCAAGAACTGTTTTAAACCAAAAAGTCTGCACTGTCTGGCTCAGAGTAGTGGAAGAAAACCTCCGTCTGAGCAGAGGCCTCAAACAACTCAGCAACAGAATCCACCCCCTGGAGGTGCAAGAGCCAACCCTAACCTTACCAACAACTCCCAGAGGGTTAGCACTGGGTCTGCACGGTCAGGACACTTTCGTCCACCTGTGGCTAAAAAGCCAACTATTGCTGTTAAACCCACTATGATGTTGCCCTGCTCCTCTGCAGGACTGGATTCAGATGGCAACTTACAACGACCACCAAATATGATAGAACCGGGCAAAACATCAGCTTTTACAGTCTGGAATCGCAATGGACTGAATCGTAAGAGACCAGGGGGGCCCAGCAACAACAATGAAGGAGAGGATGGCAGTGAAGAGATTGAGGGTTATGGGCAACTAAGCCCCAGGACCCCTACTGGAAATAACAACAGCAGTGGACTGACAGATGTCTTGAAAGAGATTGCTGGGTTAGGCCCTAGCCTTAGCCCCACACCCTTTTCTGGTTCAAAGGACTTGTTTTGGGGACGAATCAGTAGTTCATACCAACGGTCCTTGGAAAGAGGCCTTCCACCCTCAAGCTGTCTGGCAATGGGAAGTGATAGTATAGGTAGTGGTGGCACTGCTCAAAAACGGGTATCCCTAAGCGATAGCACCGAGATCATCAGCAAAGAGGGTGGTCGCTTTTGCTACCCAGAGTTTTCCAGTGAAGgcgaagatgatgaagatgatgaggatgaagagACCGAaagggatgatgatgatgatgatgatgatgatgatgatgaacatgaGAGCTGGGATGAAAGTGATGAAGAGTTACTTTCCATGGAGATACGTATGCGAGGCCAACCTCGATTTGCACATTTTCGTGCTGCTACATTGTCACCGGTTCCATTTGCTGCTGGGAAAAAGTGGAATACTGTGCCGCTTCGCAACCGTTCACTACAGCGGAtttgtgcagtggactatgatgATAGTTATGATGAAATCTTGAATGGATACCCCTCCATGGACTCTAATGGAGCACTTCTTCCCTATGGGCCCCATGACATGCAAGGCAGTGGCTTCATATCAAACTCAGAGTCTACAACATCTCCAGAATCCTCTTCATCTCTACCTGAAGATTCCAGAACAACTTCAAGCAGTGGGAGCAGTGCCCCATGTGCTTTTCGAAATGGCTTACATTCACCAATATCTTCTAAGACATCAGTCCCCTGCACTTCCCCTCCAAAAAAGGAGCCTGTCCACAGAGCACTGAGTCCGCTCAAggtgactgaaacacacaaagctgTCCTTGCCATTAGATTGGAGGATCAAGATGGCAGAGAAGGGATGCCAATGCCCCAGGCTCTCCCAGGTCAACCAGTCACTATCAGTTTTAGTCCCACAGAGGAACAAGCTAAACCATACCGTGTTGTGAATTTGGAAAAATCACTGATCTGTAAGCCTTACACTGTAGTGGATGTGTCGGCTTCCATGGCCAGCAAAGACGAACCAATCCCAGACTCCACTGCAAAACCCAAAAACCTGTCAATGCCTTCAAGCCCTACATCATTCTGTAGCACTCCTTTAGTTCAACCCCTTTCTCCAACCTCCCCTGTTTCTTTAGCCTCCCCTGTGTCTCCATCCTCCACTGTAATGCCAACGTCACCAACATCTGTGGCTCTTCCAAGTAACTCCCGAAAAAAATCAGGTAACATACGCTACCAGGAAGTGTGGACTTCAAGCACAAGCCCTCGCCAAAAGATTCCTAAAGTGGAACTAGGGGTTGGGAGTAATCATGGACCCACCTTCCCTACTCAACACTGCAGTCACAAGTCAGCTCCCACTTCTCCCATTGCTGGGCTGTCTTCCTCCCGAACTGTACCTGTGAAATCCCCCAACTTGTCGGAGATCAAGTTTAACAGTTTCAATAATGCAGGCATGCCACCTTTTCCTATTATTATTCGAGATGAGCCTGCCTATGCCCGGAGCTCCAAAAATGCAGTTAAAGTACCTATTGTTATCAATCCAAGCGCTTATGACAACCTAGCTGTTTACAAGAGCTTCTTGGGACTCAGTGGGGAACTACCACAACAAAAAGGTGTCGGTAGTAGGGTCACCAGCCATACTTATGAAGAGATTGGATCCTCTGAGAGTGTTCAGTCCTCctcaacagagaaaacaatgtcTGGTAAAGGCACATCAGAGAGAGCCTCTTATGATGAGATAAAAGCTTTACCTGAAATAGTGCCAAAAGCCCCAAATGTACAGCCTAGAACCACTACAGACTCTAGCACTGTGACCAGCACTGTGATGAGCTCCACAGTTGGGGCCCTCTCtcctactacaacaacaaattcCCATGCCATTACTGCAAACCTTTCCAAAACCAGCCCCACTGCCAATGTTGTTACACGCACTTGCAAGACAAGTGAAGACGCTTCTAGCACTAACAATAATTCTGACTTAGCTTTGCCCTCTGGGACAGTGGGAAGCCATAGAGAGGAAGCCAGTGCTGTGCTTTTGCAGATTGTGGCCTCCATCCAgccccctctttctcctccagatACACCTTCAGCACAATCCAAAACCCTTAGTTCTGAGGAGCTTTATGCTCTTCCACCTGATGCTATGAAGGAGACCCTCACCAGGCCCAAATCTATCTTTTCTGCAACTGATGGCTGTCTTTCTAaaccaaagaaagaaacaccTTCTAAAGTTTTGTCTAAATCTCAAAGCGCCTCTGCGGCTGTCCCACTCTCAAGCCCGCGTTCAGAACCCAATGCCCCCTTCCCCCCTCCTAGGTCAACGTCTTCCCCCTACCATGCTACCAACATCCTCCAGAGACATTTTGGCAACTGGACCAAGAGTTCTGCTTCCAGTTCTCCTGTACGGCCGAATGAAGGAGAAGTAAGTCCAGGTGGAGAGGGGAGACGTATGTCATCAGATAACTCTAAACCCAAACGCTGGATCTCCTTCAAGAGCTTTTTTCGTCGACGGAAAGATGAggatgagcagagagagaggacagagaaagagaaggagaaagggaAGTTGGTCGGGCTCGACGGAACAGTAATTCACATGCTTCCACCACCACCGGTCCAACATCATCACTGGTTCACCGAGGCCAAACCAGAGGATCCCACCCAGAAACCAACTATCATCTTCACTTACAAACCGGAAAGTGGCAGCACCCCTGGTGATGGAGAAGGAGAACTACGAGTAGAGGAGTGCAAAGAAAGCATAGAACTCACACCGGATGAGAGCAAAGAACCCAGACATCTGAGCCCAGGGCAGACCCCATCCACACACCCCCCCGGATGTGATATCATCAGCAGTGACTTCAG CCAGGTACCAGTCAGTGCTAGCCATGCCAGAGATCGAGAGCTGCCCGGTGCCGCCTCCCTTCCTGCCAAAGTGAATCTGGGTCTGGTGCTTGGGGAGGGCGAGGAGGGCCATGCGAACCAGGGTACGACACCGGCCTCAGCCAGCGAAGGCACCGCAAGCCTCGGAGAgccagaggaagaggatggGAATAACTCCCATCACTCCCACTCTACCGCCTCCAGCCAATGCAGTGCCACGTACAGCAACCTGG gTCAATCAAGAGCCAACATGATCCCACTCAAACAGCCGCGGAACATCAAAGCATCCAATGACACACTGGCCTCCATCGACCTTGAAGGCCTCACTGAGCAGCCTCCCCCTAAAgcaacaccaccaccactgcctaaaaaaaatgtgcctcGCTCCAATACTGAACCTAGCCTGGTGGGTAGAGAACCAGTCCCGGGGGCCATGCGACCTAGGGCTGAGGCTAAACCTGGGGGCACCAACCTGAGTGTGGCTAACCCTCTGTACGACTTGGACTCCACCTGGGAGACGGCTAGTCAGAGTTCCTCTCTGAGCTCAGAGGCTCACCGAGCCCACGACCACGAGAGTGGGGACTCCCTAGAGAGACCATCAGCCACCACAGCTGCCAGCAAGGGCCGCCCAACTAACAGCCTGTCCTCTCTGGTTTCACAACCTGCATCCAGTGCCACCActggcagagagaggagggtctTTCCAAGCACAGAGTCTTTGGCTGGACGGGGTCGAACAACAGGtcgaggagctgctgctgctgcaggaggaggaggaggctccaAAGCCCAGAGACCTGCTCTGTACAGGGGGTTAGACAGCTGGGATGAGGTGGTGGGAAGGATCCGGGGacttcacactgacacactgcgGAAGCTCGCAACAAAGTGCGAAGACCGTTTCATGGCAGGTCAGAAGGATCACTTAAGATTCGGCACTGACAGCTGGTCCCACTTCAGGCTGACCACTGGGAAACCCTGCTGTGAGGCGGGTGATGCTGTTTACTACACTGCCTCCTACGCCAAGGACCCACTGGTAAACTACGCCATCAAG aTCTGTCGCAGCAAAGTGAAGGAGACCCAGCAGCAGTTTTTCCACAGCCTCGCAGTGAGGCAGAGCCTGGCGGTGAACTTCAACATCCAACAAGACTGTGGACATTTTCTGGCTGATGTCCCCACCCGCCTTCTGCCctgggaagaggaagaagaagatgaagaggaggaggacgacgacgaggaagaggagaaggaagatgTGAGCGggctgaaggagaaagagaTTAAGACTGAAACAAAGACAGCAGACTCCAAAGCTCCAAATGGTAAATtagatgaaacacaaacagaaagtcacaTGAATACTGCCGGCCGTTTGAAGAGCAGGGTGGTTGTCATCACACGTGAGGTGCCCTTTCAAACTGTGGCTGATTTTGTCCGAGAAGGCGTCCAGAGACACACTCATAACCCTGAGCTGTATGAGCGTCAGGTgtgtctcctgctgctgcagctgtgctCCGGCCTAGAGCACATGAAACCGTATCATGTTACCCATTGTGACTTGCGCCTGGAAAATCTGCTAATGGTCCACTGCCAACCTGGCATCCCCTGGAATCTAGACGTTCTCGAGCcgaacaacaacagcaacagcagcagcaacagttcTGGTGCAACGTCTgccagtgctgctgctgcagctgccaaCGCCACCTGCCCCGCCCGCCTTATCATCAGCAACTTCTCCCAAGCAAAGCAGAAGAGCAATCTCATGGCCGCCGACCCTGGTACGCTGCGAGATCAGTCACGTCTTGCACCTGAAATTGTCACAGCGACTCAGTACCGCAAGTGTGACGAGTTCCAGACTGGAATTCTCATCTACGAGATGCTGCACAGGCCCAACCCCTTCGAGGAGACACCGGAGCTAAAGGAGAGGGAGTACACGTGGGCGGACCTGCCCCCACTTCCGGTCAGATCTCTCTACTCACAGGGTTTGCAGCAGCTGGCAAGGTTACTTCTCACTGTCAACCCCTCTGAAAGGATCCGCATGTCCGAGGCCCGGGCCTGCCTGCAGTGCCTGCTGTGGGGCCCGCGGGAGGACTTGTTTCAGGCGCTGGGCTGCAGCAGCACGGGCCCCATGTCTGGGGCCACTGCCAGCCAGCGAGAGGCCACCCTCCAGAACTGGCTGGACCTGAAGCGGACTCTGATGATGATCAAATT